The DNA window cctgaccctgaccctgacccaaaACCATCCATTCAGTCGCTCACCTCTGTACAGCAGCCACTCCATCCAGTGCTTGAAGTCCCTCAGGTTGCAGTCACACTCCCAGGGGTTAGCCCCTAGCTGAAGATACTGGAGGTTAGCCAGGGGCTCGAAGGCTGCTCTGTCCAGGGCATGGAGCCTGTTCCCAGCCACGGAGAGCCACATCAGCCCCGGCAGCTCATCCAGCAGACCCAGGGGGATATCAGACAGCCCGTTGAGGGAGACATCTAGCTTCCTCAGCCCCACCAGCCCCTGGAAGAGATCCTTATCCAAGGCCCTGAGACTGTTGTTGTGGAGGGTCAGATCTGACAGATTCCCCAGGTCCTTGAAGAGCGCTGGGGGTAGATCATCCAGGTAGTTGTTGGAGAGATCCAGTCGCTCCAGGGAGGTGAGGTTAGCGAAGGACCCTGGGCCCAGGGAGGAGAGGTGGTTGTTGGGCAGCAGGAGGGTGCGGGCGGTGACGGGGAGATGGGTGAGGGCGGGCATGGAGAGCAGGCCACGCCCGCTGCAGTCTACGTCGGTGGCGTTGCAGAGGCAGGTCGGAGGACAGGCGGTGGTTAGATCCACCAGGGAAGACAGGACACACAGGAGACACAGCAGAActggagacagacggagagagaaagggtcagaGGTCAATAAGGCAGAAACCAGTCTCCCTGTGAAATGATTGTACATTGCAGAGCGCAACtgaatagagagagggacagagacaaatatacagggttagagagagacccacATGACCATAAAGaaacagtgtcagagagagaaccaCATGACCATAAAGatacagggttagagagagacccacATGACCATAAAGatacagggttagagagagacccacATGACCATAAAGatacagggttagagagagacccacATGACCATAAAGatacagggttagagagagacccacATGACCATAAAGatacagggttagagagagacccacATGACCATAAAGatacagggttagagagagacccacATGACCATAAAGatacagggttagagagagagacccacatgACCATAAAGatacagggtcagagagagaaccaCATGACCATAAAGatacagggtcagagagagacccACATGACCATAAAGatacagggtcagagagagaaccaCATGACCATAAAGTAATGTCTATGTATGAATGAAACACAGTGTCACTATGTTTTCATTCCCCATCAACTGAAGCTAAAAAGAATATCCTTATTCTTTGGGTAGATAGACGGCTTGGCTGAACCCTTAGGTATTTGTCTTGGTTGTTGGCTGGCCTAGTAAGACCGACAGGACGGGGCTGGAGAAGGACAAcacatatggggggggggggggggggtcaccctTAGTCTAAACATCACCAGCAAACAAAATGACACCACATAACTGACAACACAGAGTGAATCACTATCAAGTTCAAAAAGAGAATCAGTCTTTGGTTAGAATAGATGGTTTATCTTGGCTGAACCATTATCTTCTACTGTTTGGTTGTTGTCTGACTGAGGACATTAGCTGAGTGTCTGTTTGTTGTCTgattgagagaggacattagctaagtgtctgttttgatgttgtctgactgagaggactttagctaagtgtctgttgtgatgttgtctgactgagaggacattagctaagtgtctgtttgttgtctgactgagagaagaCATTAGCTGAGTGTCTGTttgttgtctgactgagagagggcattagctaagtgtctgtttgttgtctgactgagaggacattagctaagtgtctgtttgttgtctgattgagagaggacattagctaagtgtctgtttgttgtctgattgagagaggacattagcTAAGTGTCTGGTTGTTGTCTGATTGAGAGAGGGCATTAGCTAAGTGTCTGTTTGTTGTCTGACTGAGAGGACATTAGCTAAGTGTCTGTTTGTTGTCTGACTGAGAGGACATTAGCTAAGTGTCTGGttgttgtctgactgagagagggcattagctaagtgtctgtttgttgtctgattgagagaggacattagctaagtatctgtttgttgtctgattgagagaggacattagctaagtgtctgttttgatgttgtctgactgagagagggcattagctaagtgtctgtttgttgtctgactgagaggacattagctaagtgtctgtttgttgtctgattgagagaggacattagctaagtgtctgttttgatgttgtctgactgagagagggcattagctaagtgtctgtttgttgtctgactgagaggacattagctaagtgtctggttgttgtctgactgagaggacattagctaagtgtctgtttgttgtctgactgagagaggacattagctaagtgtctgtttgttgtctgactgagagaggaCATTAACTAAGTGTCTGTTGTGATGTTGTCTGACTGAGAGGACATTAACTAAGTGTCTGTTTGTTGTCTGACTGAGAGGACATTAACTAAGTGTCTGTTTGTTGTCTGACTGAGAGGACATTAGCTAAGTGTCTGTTTTGATGTTGTCTGACTGAGGGAGGACATTAGCTAAGTGTCTGGttgttgtctgactgagagaggacattaactaagtgtctgtttgttgtctgactgagaggacattagctaagtgtctgtttgttgtctgactgagaggacattagctaagtgtctgtttgttgtctgactgagagaggaCATTAGCTAAGTGTCTGGTTGTTGTCTgattgagagaggacattagctaagtgtctgtttgttgtctgactgagagagggcattagctaagtgtctgttgtgatgttgtctgactgagaggacattagctaagtgtctgtttgttgtctgactgagagaggacattagctaagtgtctgtttgttgtctgactgagaggacattagctaagtgtctgtttgttgtctgactgagagaggacattagctgagtgtctgtttgttgtctgactgagagagggcattagctaagtgtctgtttgttgtctgactgagaggacattagctaagtgtctgtttgttgtctgattgagagaggacattagcTAAGTGTCTGGTTGTTGTCTGATTGAGAGAGGGCATTAGCTAAGTGTCTGTTTTGATGTTGTCTGACTGAGAGGACATTAGCTAAGTGTCTGTTTGTTGTCTGACTGAGAGGACATTAGCTAAGTGTCTGGttgttgtctgactgagagagggcattagctaagtgtctgtttgttgtctgattgagagaggacattagctaagtatctgtttgttgtctgattgagagaggacattagctaagtgtctgttttgatgttgtctgactgagagagggCATTAGCTAAGTGTCTGTTTGTTGTCTGACTGAGAGGACATTAGCTAAGTGTCTGTTTGTTGTCTGATTGAAAGAGGACATTAGCTAAGTGTCTGTTTTGatgttgtctgactgagagagggCATTAGCTAAGTGTCTGTTTGTCGTCTGACTGAGAGGACATTAGCTAAGTGTCTGTttgttgtctgactgagagaggacattagctaagtgtctgtttgttgtctgactgagagaggaCATTAACTAAGTGTCTGTTGTGATGTTGTCTGACTGAGAGGACATTAACTAAGTGTCTGTTTGTTGTCTGACTGAGAGGACATTAACTAAGTGTCTGTTTGTTGTCTGACTGAGAGGACATTAGCTAAGTGTCTGTTTTGATGTTGTCTGACTGAGGGAGGACATTAGCTAAGTGTCTGGttgttgtctgactgagagaggacattaactaagtgtctgtttgttgtctgactgagagaggaCATTAGCTAAGTGTCTGTTTGTTGTCTGACTGAGAGGACATTAGCTAAGTGTCTGTTTGTTATCTGACTGAGAGAGGACATTAGCTAAGTGTCTGGTTGTTGTCTgattgagagaggacattagctaagtgtctgtttgttgtctgactgagagagggCATTAGCTAAGTGTCAGTTGTGATGTTGTTTGACTGAGAGGGCATTAGCTAAGTGTCTGTttgttgtctgactgagagaggacattagctaagtgtctgttgtgatgttgtctgactgagaggacattagctaagtgtctgtttgttgtctgactgagagaggacattaactaagtgtctgtttgttgtctgattgagagaggacattagctaagtatctgtttgttgtctgattgagagaggacattagctaagtgtctgttttgatgttgtctgactgagagagggcattagctaagtgtctgtttgttgtctgactgagaggacattagctaagtgtctgtttgttgtctgattgagagaggacattagctaagtgtctgttttgatgttgtctgactgagagagggcattagctaagtgtctgtttgttgtctgactgagaggacattagctaagtgtctggttgttgtctgactgagaggacattagctaagtgtctgtttgttgtctgactgagagaggacattagctaagtgtctgtttgttgtctgactgagagaggaCATTAACTAAGTGTCTGTTGTGATGTTGTCTGACTGAGAGGACATTAACTAAGTGTCTGTTTGTTGTCTGACTGAGAGGACATTAACTAAGTGTCTGTTTGTTGTCTGACTGAGAGGACATTAGCTAAGTGTCTGTTTTGATGTTGTCTGACTGAGGGAGGACATTAGCTAAGTGTCTGGttgttgtctgactgagagaggacattaactaagtgtctgtttgttgtctgactgagagaggacattagctaagtgtctgtttgttgtctgactgagaggacattagctaagtgtctgtttgttgtctgactgagagaggaCATTAGCTAAGTGTCTGGTTGTTGTCTgattgagagaggacattagctaagtgtctgtttgttgtctgactgagagagggcattagctaagtgtctgttgtgatgttgtctgactgagaggacattagctaagtgtctgtttgttgtctgactgagagaggacattagctaagtgtctgtttgttgtctgactgagaggacattagctaagtgtctgtttgttgtctgactgagagaggacattagctgagtgtctgtttgttgtctgactgagagagggcattagctaagtgtctgtttgttgtctgactgagaggacattagctaagtgtctgtttgttgtctgattgagagaggacattagcTAAGTGTCTGGTTGTTGTCTGATTGAGAGAGGGCATTAGCTAAGTGTCTGTTTTGATGTTGTCTGACTGAGAGGACATTAGCTAAGTGTCTGTTTGTTGTCTGACTGAGAGGACATTAGCTAAGTGTCTGGttgttgtctgactgagagagggcattagctaagtgtctgtttgttgtctgattgagagaggacattagctaagtatctgtttgttgtctgattgagagaggacattagctaagtgtctgttttgatgttgtctgactgagagagggCATTAGCTAAGTGTCTGTTTGTTGTCTGACTGAGAGGACATTAGCTAAGTGTCTGTTTGTTGTCTGATTGAAAGAGGACATTAGCTAAGTGTCTGTTTTGatgttgtctgactgagagagggCATTAGCTAAGTGTCTGTTTGTCGTCTGACTGAGAGGACATTAGCTAAGTGTCTGTttgttgtctgactgagagaggacattagctaagtgtctgtttgttgtctgactgagagaggaCATTAACTAAGTGTCTGTTGTGATGTTGTCTGACTGAGAGGACATTAACTAAGTGTCTGTTTGTTGTCTGACTGAGAGGACATTAACTAAGTGTCTGTTTGTTGTCTGACTGAGAGGACATTAGCTAAGTGTCTGTTTTGATGTTGTCTGACTGAGGGAGGACATTAGCTAAGTGTCTGGttgttgtctgactgagagaggacattaactaagtgtctgtttgttgtctgactgagagaggacattagctaagtgtctgtttgttgtctgactgagagaggaCATTAGCTAAGTGTCTGGTTGTTGTCTgattgagagaggacattagctaagtgtctgtttgttgtctgactgagagagggCATTAGCTAAGTGTCAGTTGTGATGTTGTTTGACTGAGAGGGCATTAGCTAAGTGTCTGTttgttgtctgactgagagaggacattagctaagtgtctgttgtgatgttgtctgactgagaggacattagctaagtgtctgtttgttgtctgactgagagaggaCATTAACTAAGTGTCTGTTGTGATGTTGTCTGACTGAGAGGACATTAGCTAAGTGTCTGTTTGTTGTctgattgagtgagtgagtgagtgagtgagtgagtgagtgagtgagtgagtgagtgagtgagtgagtgattgagtgagtgagtgagtgaggtctgtgtgtgtggaggtgtgaAGCCATACCAGTCAGTGTCTGGGGATTGCTAGCCAAAAGCCTGTCATGTGTTATtaatgagagaaagaggaggaaaggcAGCCAATGTCAGCGGTCTGTCAGGGTCAACCTTTGGCTCTCTGACAGTAGCCTTGGACAGACTGGATTCAGGACGCTGTCGGAAGGGCATTCTCATGTGGCAGTTGAAAGGGCCTAGAGGTTGAGTATGCAGTAGTGTGGCCatgctacactctctctctctctctctctctctctctctctctctctctctctctctctctctctctctctctctctctctctctctctgtctctctctgtctctctctgtctctctctgtctctgtctctctctctgtctctctctctctctctctgtctctctctgtctctctctgtctctgtctctctctctctctgtctctgtctctctctctgtctctctctctctgtctctctctgtctctctctgtctctctctctctctctctctctctctgtctctctctctctgtctctctctgtctctctctgtctctctctgtctctgtctctctctctctctgtctctgtctctgtttctgtctcggtctctgtctctctctctctctgtctctctctcgctctctgtctctctctcgctctctctctctctctctgtctgtctctctctgtctctctctctctctctctctgtctgtctgtctgtctgtctctctctctgtctctctctgtctctctctgtctctctctgtctctctctgtctctctctgtctctgtctctctctctctctgtctctgtctctctctctgtctctctctctctgtctctctctgtctctctctgtctctctctctctctctgtctctctctctctgtctctctctgtctctctctgtctctctctgtctctgtctctctctctctctgtctctgtctctgtttctgtctcggtctctgtctctctctctctctgtctctctctcgctctctgtctctctctctctctctctctctctctctctgtctgtctctctctgtctctctctctctctctctctgtctgtctgtctgtctgtctctctctctgtctctctctgtctctctctgtctctctccgtctgtctctctctgtctctctgtctctctccatctgtctctctctgtctctgtctctctctctctctctctctcatattaatTAGGGTGTATCTAACGTCCCACTCCTCTGTCTAGTTATTGATCCCTGCTTTCAGAACAGCTGTGATGATGACAGGGCTACACCTCTTGGCCCTCAGAAGGCTCTGACTCAAACCCTTAATCAGTCAGTGTCCCAACATTGTTCTGAGAAAAGCACTTTGCTTTATTTGCATTTTGCTGTTTTACGAGAAGCAGCGTCTATATTTAAACACTTCCTGCGCAGAGCGAGATGACGGAGGTGACAGGTTTCTGGAGGAGAACTCTACAgggagggacccagagagagcactagaaggggtgaactacagggagggacccagagagagcactaGAAGGACTGAGGTAAACTACAGGGAGGGACCTAGAGAGAGCAATAGAAGGGGTGAACTACAGGGAGGAACCCAGAGAGAGCACTAGAAGGACTGAGGTAAACTACAgggagggacccagagagagcaatagaaggggtgaactacagggagggacccagagagagcactagaaggactgaggtgaactacagggagggacccagagagagcactagaaggactggggtgaactacagggagggacccagagagagcactaGAAGGACTGGGGTGAACTACTgggagggacccagagagagTACTAGAAGGACTGGGGTGAACTACAgggagggacccagagagagcgctAGAAGGACTGGGGTGAACTACAgggagggacccagagagagcactaGAAGGACTTGGGTGAACTACAgggagggacccagagagagcactaGAAGGACTGGGGTGAACTACAGGGAAggacccagagagagcactagaaggactgaggtgaactacagggagggacccagagagagcactaGAATGACTGAGGTGAACTACAgggagggacccagagagagcactaAAAGGACTGGGGTGAACTACAgggagggacccagagagagcactagaaggactggggtgaactacagggagggacccagagagagcactGGAAGGGGTGAACTACAGGGAGGGACTCAGAGAGAGCACTAAAAGGACTGAGGTGAACTACAgggagggacccagagagagcgctAGAAGGACTGGGGTGAACTACAgggagggacccagagagagcactagaaggactggggtgaactacagggagggacccagagagagcactagaaggggtgaactacagggagggacccagagagagcactaGAAGGGGTGAACTACATagagggacccagagagagcactagaaggactggggtgaactacagggagggacccagagagagcactaGAAGGGGTGAACTACAGGGAGGATCCCAGAGAGAGCACTAGAAGAGGTGAACTACAGGGAGGGACCCAGATAGAGCACTAGAAGGGCTGGGGTGAACTACAgggagggacccagagagagcactaAGTGGACTGGGTTGAACTACAgggagggacccagagagagcgctagaaggactgaggtgaactacagggagggacacagagagagcactagaaggactggggtgaactacagggagggacccagagagagcactGGAAGGGGTGAACTACAgggagggacccagagagagcactagaaggactgaggtgaactacagggagggacacagagagagcactagaaggactggggtgaactacagggagggacccagagagagcactagaaggggtgaactacagggagggacccagagagagcactagaaggggtgaactacagggagggacccagagagagcactagaaggggtgaactacagggagggacccagagagagcactaGAAGGACTGAGGTGAACTACAGTGAAggacccagagagagcactagaaggactgaggtgaactacagggagggacccagagagagcactaGAAGGACTGAGGTGAACTACAGTGAGGGACCCAGAGAGAACACTAGAAGGACTGAGGTGAACTACAGtgagggacccagagagagcactagaaggactggggtgaactacagggagggacccagagagagcactaAAAGGACTGAGGTGAACTACAgggagggacccagagagagcgctAGAAGGACTGGGGTGAACTACAgggagggacccagagagagcactagaaggactggggtgaactacagggagggacccagagagagcactaGAAGGGGTGAACTACAGGGAGGAACCCAGAGAGAGCACTAGAAGTGGTGAACTACATagagggacccagagagagcactaGAAGGGCTGGGGTGAACTACAGagagggacccagagagagcactaGAAGGGGTGAACTACAGGGAGGATCCCAGAGAGAGCACTAGAAGAGGTGAACTACAGGGAGGGACCCAGATAGAGCACTAGAAGGACTGAGGTGAACTACAgggagggacccagagagagcactagaaggactggggtgaactacagggagggacccagagagagcgctagaaggactgaggtgaactacagggagggacacagagagagcactagaaggactggggtgaactacagggagggacccagagagagcactGGAAGGGGTGAACTACAgggagggacccagagagagcactagaaggactgaggtgaactacagggagggacaaagagagagcactagaaggactggggtgaactacagggagggacccagagagagcactagaaggggtgaactacagggagggacccagagagagcactagaaggggtgaactacagggagggacccagagagagcactaGAAGGACTGAGGTGAACTACAGtgagggacccagagagagcactaGAGGGACTGAGGTGAACTACAgggagggacccagagagagcactagaaggactggggtgaactacagggagggacccagagagagcactagaaggactggggtgaactacagggagggacccagagagagcgctAGAAGGACTGGGGTGAACTACAgggagggacccagagagagcactaAAAGGACTGGGGTGAACTACAgggagggacccagagagagcaccAGAAGGACTGGGGTGAACTACAgggagggacccagagagagcactagaaggactgaggtgaactacagggagggacccagagagagcactagaaggactgaggtgaactacagggagggacccagagagagcactaAAAGGACTGGGGTGAACTACAgggagggacccagagagagcactagaaggactggggtgaactacagggagggacccagagagagcactGGAAGGGGTGAACTACAgggagggacccagagagagcactaGAAGGACTGGGGTGAACTACAGGGAGGGACCCAGAGAAAGCACTAGAAGGGGTGAACAACAgggagggacccagagagagcactaGAAGGACTGAGGTGAACTACAGtgagggacccagagagagctctagaaggactgaggtgaactacagggagggacccagagagagcactaGAAGGACTGAGGTGAACTACAGtgagggacccagagagagcactagaaggactgaggtgaactacagggagggacccagagagagATCTAGAAGGACTGGGGTGAACTACAgggagggacccagagagagcactagaaggactggggtgaactacagggagggagccagagagagctctagaaggactgaggtgaactacagggagggacccagagagagcactagaaggactgaggtgaactacagggagggacccagagagagcactagaaggactggggtgaactacagggagggacccagagagagcactaGAAGGGGTGAACTACAG is part of the Salvelinus fontinalis isolate EN_2023a unplaced genomic scaffold, ASM2944872v1 scaffold_1509, whole genome shotgun sequence genome and encodes:
- the LOC129849502 gene encoding leucine-rich repeat and transmembrane domain-containing protein 2-like, whose translation is MTMKMMKKKMTMLMKMVKMMMMVVIMVMKMLKMMRKMIMMLRSAMYNHFTGRLVSALLTSDPFSLRLSPVLLCLLCVLSSLVDLTTACPPTCLCNATDVDCSGRGLLSMPALTHLPVTARTLLLPNNHLSSLGPGSFANLTSLERLDLSNNYLDDLPPALFKDLGNLSDLTLHNNSLRALDKDLFQGLVGLRKLDVSLNGLSDIPLGLLDELPGLMWLSVAGNRLHALDRAAFEPLANLQYLQLGANPWECDCNLRDFKHWMEWLLYRGERLNGWFW